In one window of Tubulanus polymorphus chromosome 3, tnTubPoly1.2, whole genome shotgun sequence DNA:
- the LOC141901369 gene encoding ubiquitin-like protein NEDD8 gives MLIKVKTLTGKEIEIDIEPTDKVERIKERVEEKEGIPPPQQRLIFSGKQMNDEKTAADYKVQGGSVLHLVLALRGGRKQ, from the exons atgttgataaaaGTGAAG actCTCACAGGAAAAGAG atcgaaatAGATATAGAACCTACAGATAAG GTTGAACGTATAAAAGAAAGggtagaagaaaaagaagggATACCCCCTCCACAACAGAGATTAATCTTTAGTGGTAAACAAAT gaatgatgaaaaaactgctGCCGATTACAAAGTCCAGGGAGGATCCGTATTACATTTAGTGTTAGCTTTAAGAGGCGGCAGAAAACAATAG